In Methanothermobacter sp., the following are encoded in one genomic region:
- a CDS encoding GMP synthase subunit A — MILIINNHGQYNHRIHRTLRYLQIPSSLVPNTTPLDEIISMEPDGLILGGGPSLERAGNCVEYIQKLDIPILGICLGHQLIALAYGGEVATAEAESYAQIELEILDEDDIFRGLGPRMSVWASHKDEVKRLPEDFDVLATSSICEVEAMKHHERPVYGIQFHPEVHHTQDGHRVFENFHEVCKGL, encoded by the coding sequence ATGATACTCATCATCAACAATCACGGCCAGTACAACCACAGAATACACAGGACACTCCGGTATCTACAGATACCATCCAGTCTCGTGCCCAACACAACACCACTGGATGAGATAATCTCAATGGAACCAGATGGCCTCATACTCGGTGGCGGCCCATCACTCGAGAGGGCAGGTAACTGTGTTGAATACATCCAGAAACTCGATATCCCGATACTGGGTATCTGCCTGGGCCACCAGCTCATAGCCCTTGCATATGGTGGGGAGGTTGCTACCGCCGAGGCAGAGAGCTACGCCCAGATAGAGCTGGAGATACTGGACGAGGACGACATATTCAGGGGCCTCGGCCCTCGGATGAGCGTTTGGGCCTCCCACAAGGATGAGGTTAAAAGGCTCCCCGAGGACTTCGATGTTCTTGCAACCTCAAGCATATGTGAGGTGGAGGCCATGAAACACCATGAAAGGCCAGTCTATGGTATACAGTTCCACCCTGAGGTCCACCATACACAGGATGGCCACCGGGTCTTTGAGAACTTCCATGAGGTCTGTAAGGGCCTCTAG
- the cgi121 gene encoding KEOPS complex subunit Cgi121, which yields MNIDIRGYRGTVEDLDELLNEIKGFPCTVQLIDARAVAGSDHAIHGALHAIRAFERGQNISSDPGIEICLRIAGTRQISRALELLGLREGEMEICAVLVDCGTDAREFLDSRFQRDDSVLEPDGDYLRNLYDLGEEVKTVGVENALMERTTMLQVL from the coding sequence GTGAATATAGATATTAGGGGATACCGTGGAACCGTTGAAGACCTGGATGAACTCCTGAATGAGATAAAGGGGTTTCCATGCACAGTCCAGCTTATTGATGCACGGGCCGTTGCAGGGAGTGACCATGCCATCCATGGTGCACTCCACGCCATCAGGGCCTTTGAGAGGGGTCAGAATATCTCCAGTGACCCTGGAATTGAGATATGCCTCCGTATTGCAGGTACCAGGCAGATAAGCAGGGCCCTTGAACTTTTGGGTCTCAGGGAGGGTGAAATGGAGATCTGCGCGGTCCTTGTGGACTGTGGAACCGATGCCCGGGAATTCCTTGATTCAAGGTTCCAGAGGGATGACAGTGTCCTTGAACCGGATGGGGATTACCTCAGAAACCTCTATGACCTTGGAGAGGAGGTAAAAACGGTTGGAGTTGAGAACGCGCTTATGGAGAGGACGACGATGCTCCAGGTTTTATAG
- the mgtA gene encoding magnesium-translocating P-type ATPase, with amino-acid sequence MIKRNERMDSKNSRLLKYSSMDINELLKSLKSSPEGIEENEARKRLERYGRNEVSHEKPLKWYSHLLRSFINPFIGILVAIGLISLVTDVIMASDPDFKVVIVVTTMVLISGILRFSQEYRSTMEAENLKKMVKTTATVIRRDSGKREVEFSELVPGDLIHLSAGDMVPADVRIISAKDLFVSQSVLTGESEPVEKFHVTTGATGNIFELENICFMGTNVVSGSALAVVIFTGNSTQFGTIVKDISGRRPVTSFEKGVNSVSWLLIRFMVFMVPVVFIINGITKGDWVEALLFAVSIAVGLTPEMLPMIVTTNLARGAMAMARKKTIVKRIESIQNFGAMDVLCTDKTGTLTLDRVVLELHLDIHGREDERVLRYGYLNSSYQTGLKNLMDEAIIEFGDERGFNEIRKNFTKIDEIPFDFSRRRMSVILNDGDDIIMVTKGAVEEMLQICSAARYNEEIVDLTGEIKDEVKENVTKLNMDGFRVLAVAEKRGLPPKDNFTVDDEDGMVLVGYLAFLDPPKESASKAIAALRKHGVEVKIITGDNEHVTGNICRRVGLEYDRVLFGHEIEDMTLEEISEAADDTAIFAKVSPLQKAKIIRALKMKHTVGFLGDGINDSPALREADVGISVDSAVDVAKESADIILLEKSLMVLERGVLEGRRTFGNIMKYIKMTASSNFGNVFSVLVASAFLPFLPMMPVMLLLQNLLYDISQISIPWDGMDPEFFKVPRKWDASDLGRFMILIGPISSIFDIVTYLVMWFVFSANTVSEQALFQSGWFIEGLLSQTLIVHMIRTEKIPFIQSRAATPVLILTALIMATGIIVPFTAIGSSIGMVPLPGEYFIWLVVILTGYAVLTQVLKRVYIGRYGKWL; translated from the coding sequence ATGATAAAAAGAAATGAAAGGATGGACTCAAAGAATTCAAGGTTACTTAAATACTCCTCAATGGATATAAATGAACTCCTCAAATCATTAAAATCATCCCCTGAGGGAATAGAAGAGAATGAAGCCAGAAAAAGGCTTGAAAGGTACGGTAGAAATGAGGTTTCACATGAAAAACCCCTGAAATGGTACTCACACCTTTTAAGGTCCTTTATAAACCCATTTATAGGCATACTGGTTGCAATCGGCCTGATATCACTGGTAACCGATGTTATAATGGCTTCAGACCCCGACTTCAAGGTTGTGATAGTCGTAACCACAATGGTACTTATAAGCGGGATACTGAGGTTCTCCCAGGAGTACCGCTCCACAATGGAGGCGGAAAACCTGAAAAAAATGGTTAAAACCACCGCAACAGTCATCAGAAGGGACAGCGGAAAACGGGAGGTGGAGTTCTCAGAACTTGTACCCGGAGACCTCATACACCTCTCAGCAGGGGATATGGTCCCTGCTGATGTGCGGATAATATCAGCAAAGGACCTCTTTGTGAGCCAGTCAGTACTCACAGGGGAATCCGAGCCGGTTGAAAAGTTCCATGTAACCACTGGGGCCACCGGGAACATATTTGAACTGGAAAACATATGTTTCATGGGCACAAACGTTGTGAGCGGAAGCGCACTGGCAGTTGTAATCTTCACAGGTAACAGTACACAGTTTGGCACAATAGTGAAGGACATATCAGGGAGAAGACCCGTTACAAGTTTCGAGAAGGGAGTTAACAGTGTAAGCTGGCTCCTCATAAGATTCATGGTTTTCATGGTCCCGGTGGTTTTCATCATAAATGGTATAACAAAGGGCGACTGGGTGGAGGCCCTCCTTTTTGCAGTCTCAATTGCAGTGGGACTGACACCTGAAATGCTCCCCATGATCGTTACCACAAACCTTGCAAGGGGGGCAATGGCCATGGCCCGCAAGAAAACCATCGTAAAGCGGATAGAGTCAATACAGAACTTTGGGGCAATGGATGTGCTCTGCACAGACAAGACAGGCACTCTGACCCTTGACAGGGTTGTGCTTGAACTCCACCTGGACATCCATGGAAGGGAGGATGAGAGGGTACTCAGATACGGCTACCTCAACAGCAGCTACCAGACGGGACTGAAGAACCTAATGGATGAGGCAATAATAGAATTCGGGGATGAAAGGGGATTCAATGAAATCAGAAAGAATTTCACCAAGATCGATGAGATCCCCTTTGACTTCTCAAGGCGCAGGATGTCAGTTATACTGAACGATGGCGATGATATCATCATGGTGACAAAGGGTGCAGTTGAGGAAATGCTCCAGATATGCTCAGCTGCAAGGTACAATGAAGAAATCGTGGATCTAACCGGGGAAATAAAGGATGAGGTTAAGGAGAATGTCACAAAACTTAACATGGATGGATTCAGGGTCCTGGCAGTTGCAGAGAAGAGGGGCCTTCCACCAAAGGACAACTTCACCGTGGATGACGAGGATGGAATGGTCCTGGTCGGATATCTGGCTTTCCTTGATCCACCCAAGGAATCAGCCAGCAAGGCCATAGCGGCCCTCAGGAAACATGGAGTTGAAGTTAAGATAATAACAGGTGACAATGAACACGTCACAGGAAACATATGCAGGAGGGTTGGTCTTGAATATGATAGGGTGCTGTTTGGTCATGAGATAGAGGATATGACCCTGGAGGAGATATCTGAGGCAGCAGACGATACAGCGATATTTGCAAAGGTATCACCACTTCAGAAGGCAAAGATAATAAGGGCCCTTAAGATGAAGCACACCGTGGGTTTCCTGGGTGACGGTATAAATGATTCGCCGGCCCTGAGGGAGGCCGATGTGGGTATATCCGTTGACAGCGCAGTTGACGTTGCAAAGGAATCCGCTGACATCATCCTCCTTGAGAAGAGCCTCATGGTACTGGAGAGGGGAGTCCTTGAGGGAAGGAGAACCTTCGGGAACATAATGAAGTACATAAAGATGACTGCAAGCTCAAACTTTGGAAACGTTTTCAGCGTACTTGTTGCCAGCGCATTCCTCCCCTTCCTCCCAATGATGCCGGTGATGCTCCTTCTACAGAACCTCCTCTATGACATCTCACAGATATCCATACCCTGGGATGGAATGGACCCTGAGTTTTTTAAGGTTCCCAGGAAATGGGATGCCAGTGACCTTGGGAGGTTCATGATTCTCATAGGTCCCATCAGTTCGATATTCGACATAGTGACATACCTTGTCATGTGGTTCGTGTTCTCAGCAAATACGGTGTCAGAGCAGGCGCTGTTCCAGTCTGGCTGGTTCATTGAGGGCCTCCTCTCACAGACACTCATCGTTCACATGATAAGGACTGAGAAGATACCATTCATCCAGAGCAGGGCAGCGACTCCGGTGCTGATCTTAACAGCCCTCATAATGGCGACAGGGATCATTGTCCCATTCACAGCCATCGGTTCATCCATTGGCATGGTTCCCCTCCCAGGAGAGTACTTCATATGGCTAGTAGTTATACTCACCGGCTATGCGGTGCTCACCCAGGTCCTCAAGAGGGTCTACATAGGAAGGTATGGTAAATGGCTGTGA
- a CDS encoding Nre family DNA repair protein — MIRSKYAFLKRLTRDLKMRSIDVGEELEGATPPSVFIGSWNYPKVYAGPMIAPMQGEVEIFDSPERWIPESKTQEEIIDYRLNLIRGKQLVGVRDLDNHLVEKLQEISLSSGAIESEAQFRKKPRGLFFSEEQTPHGPSAVLENFEIENVKWDRELERAHYDTDLRAGEAIVELHRKGTPFSAIQKALSVGALGDAMKRRLVPTRWSITACDSTLADHFHRRVLEYDILDTYRVHEFESLKNSYLILLTPSEWQYEWMEAFIKRDGRAMIFSDHETLKGKREYSRVGGCYYSARMAVLEALDREEKQAGAIILREAYPGYVPLGVFNVRENVKNAMKTKAHEFNSLKEALEFMDSKLKLGLDAFRRSSNLLRDISSSRQITLDSFFR, encoded by the coding sequence ATGATACGGTCAAAGTACGCCTTCCTCAAGAGGCTCACCAGGGACCTCAAAATGAGGTCTATAGATGTGGGAGAGGAGCTTGAGGGGGCTACACCCCCATCGGTTTTCATAGGGAGCTGGAACTACCCCAAGGTCTACGCCGGACCCATGATAGCCCCCATGCAGGGGGAGGTCGAGATATTTGACTCCCCTGAGAGATGGATACCCGAGAGTAAAACACAGGAGGAAATCATAGACTACCGCCTCAACCTCATAAGGGGCAAGCAGCTCGTGGGAGTCAGGGACCTTGATAACCATCTCGTGGAGAAACTTCAGGAAATATCACTCTCATCAGGGGCCATTGAAAGTGAGGCCCAGTTCAGAAAAAAACCAAGAGGCCTGTTTTTCAGTGAGGAGCAGACACCCCACGGCCCCAGCGCAGTCCTTGAAAACTTCGAGATAGAGAACGTTAAATGGGACCGGGAACTTGAAAGGGCCCACTACGACACGGACCTCAGGGCAGGTGAGGCGATAGTGGAACTCCACCGGAAGGGAACCCCATTCTCTGCCATCCAGAAGGCCCTCTCGGTGGGTGCACTTGGTGATGCCATGAAAAGGAGGCTGGTCCCCACAAGGTGGTCAATAACAGCCTGCGACAGTACCCTGGCGGACCACTTCCACAGGAGGGTCCTTGAATATGATATCCTGGACACCTACAGGGTCCATGAATTTGAAAGCCTTAAAAACAGCTACCTCATACTCCTCACACCCTCAGAGTGGCAGTATGAATGGATGGAGGCCTTTATAAAGCGTGACGGCCGTGCAATGATATTCTCAGACCATGAAACACTGAAGGGTAAGAGGGAGTACTCAAGGGTTGGTGGCTGCTACTACAGCGCCAGGATGGCTGTCCTCGAGGCCCTGGACAGGGAAGAGAAACAGGCAGGCGCAATCATACTCCGGGAGGCCTATCCGGGTTACGTGCCCCTGGGTGTCTTCAATGTCAGGGAGAACGTTAAAAACGCCATGAAAACCAAAGCTCATGAGTTCAACAGCCTTAAAGAGGCCCTTGAATTCATGGACAGCAAACTGAAACTTGGACTTGATGCATTCAGAAGAAGTAGCAACCTGCTGCGGGATATCAGTTCTTCAAGGCAGATAACCTTGGACTCCTTCTTCAGGTGA
- a CDS encoding DegT/DnrJ/EryC1/StrS family aminotransferase, which translates to MNSEEKTELREDSALLRLKFREPSPETKRAVCHAALYGETPEPEKKIKKITGHRYVRILSSGNAAILLTVSLLDGPILVPDQGGWRGFKRIPEILGRKVFTVKTERGLIDPDVLNSRLENTGARALFVTSFAGYTAEQPIAELSDICRSHGAILVEDASGSVFDPLGRLCNGKYSHVIIASTGSPKTVNAGGGGFISTSIPEFAQQDMLLSALKADPYVRAAIAAELDAAERNLTETLRACSYLKGKLEGVFHPEKRGINVIIPSSTPREDVKILKKLITADGRSIFTVCPSPDRILESAVAVEVKNLDVGCLTHENLERMAEIISSVI; encoded by the coding sequence ATGAATTCAGAAGAAAAGACAGAGCTGAGAGAGGATAGTGCCCTCCTGAGACTCAAATTCAGAGAACCATCCCCCGAGACAAAAAGAGCCGTCTGCCACGCAGCCCTTTACGGGGAAACACCTGAACCTGAAAAGAAAATCAAAAAGATCACAGGGCACAGATACGTAAGAATCCTGAGCAGCGGAAATGCCGCGATCCTCCTCACAGTATCCCTCCTTGATGGTCCTATCCTTGTGCCTGACCAGGGCGGATGGAGGGGCTTTAAGAGAATACCTGAGATCCTTGGCAGGAAGGTTTTCACGGTCAAAACGGAGCGGGGGCTCATTGACCCTGATGTCCTCAACTCACGTCTTGAAAATACTGGTGCCAGGGCACTTTTTGTCACAAGCTTTGCGGGTTATACAGCGGAGCAGCCCATCGCCGAACTCTCAGATATCTGCAGATCCCACGGCGCGATCCTGGTTGAGGACGCATCCGGGAGCGTCTTCGACCCCCTTGGGAGGCTCTGCAATGGTAAATACAGCCACGTCATAATCGCATCCACTGGCTCCCCAAAAACCGTTAACGCAGGGGGCGGCGGGTTCATCTCAACCTCCATTCCAGAGTTTGCACAGCAGGACATGCTGCTGTCTGCCCTCAAGGCGGACCCCTATGTAAGGGCCGCCATTGCCGCCGAACTTGATGCCGCCGAGAGGAACCTCACAGAGACCCTCAGGGCATGCAGTTACCTCAAAGGAAAACTTGAGGGGGTATTCCACCCTGAAAAGAGGGGTATAAATGTTATAATCCCCTCAAGTACCCCCAGAGAGGATGTTAAAATCCTGAAGAAACTTATAACCGCAGATGGTAGGAGTATCTTCACAGTATGCCCATCCCCCGACAGGATACTTGAGAGTGCGGTTGCAGTGGAGGTTAAGAACCTGGATGTGGGATGCCTCACCCATGAGAACCTTGAGAGGATGGCTGAGATCATCTCCTCAGTTATATAA
- a CDS encoding restriction endonuclease has product MSSSEREDDTGGVHIAVPDFQDIMLPLLRLAGEGEQSFNESLEKLAEEFQLSPDDLNELMPSGSPKFRSRVSWAKTYLKKAGLLESRKRGFFNITERGLEVLKEDPSVIDVDFLMQFPEFAEFREGSGKPRKIRKRRRKRAGSRKERLTPEERLERAHDELRKGLAAEILDIVRNSSPEFFERLVVDLLVRMGYGGSREDAGSAIGRQGDGGVDGIIKEDRLGLDVIYIQAKRWNSSVSRPEIQKFVGALQGKRAKKGIFITTSDFTAGAREYVSKIDSRIVLIDGMQMANYMIEHGVGVTEVAYYSVKKIDNDYFSE; this is encoded by the coding sequence ATGTCTTCCTCAGAGAGGGAAGATGACACTGGAGGGGTGCATATAGCCGTCCCTGATTTTCAGGATATAATGTTACCCCTCCTGAGGCTGGCAGGTGAGGGAGAGCAGAGTTTTAATGAATCCCTGGAAAAACTTGCAGAGGAGTTCCAGCTATCCCCGGACGATTTAAACGAACTCATGCCAAGCGGCTCCCCAAAGTTCAGAAGCAGGGTTTCCTGGGCCAAGACATACCTCAAGAAGGCGGGTCTTCTTGAATCAAGGAAAAGGGGATTTTTTAATATCACAGAGCGTGGACTGGAGGTTCTCAAAGAGGATCCATCCGTCATTGACGTTGATTTTCTGATGCAGTTCCCTGAATTTGCAGAGTTTCGCGAGGGATCAGGGAAACCAAGAAAGATCCGTAAAAGGCGTCGAAAAAGAGCCGGTTCGAGGAAGGAGAGGCTTACACCTGAGGAGAGACTTGAAAGGGCCCATGATGAACTCAGGAAGGGTCTCGCAGCTGAAATTCTTGATATAGTCAGGAACAGCTCACCAGAATTCTTTGAACGACTTGTTGTGGATCTACTTGTGAGGATGGGGTACGGTGGTTCCAGGGAGGATGCGGGAAGTGCCATTGGCAGGCAGGGGGATGGTGGAGTCGATGGGATAATAAAGGAGGATAGACTCGGCCTTGACGTTATCTACATACAGGCAAAGCGCTGGAACAGTTCAGTGTCCCGTCCCGAGATCCAGAAATTTGTGGGTGCACTGCAGGGTAAGAGGGCGAAGAAGGGTATATTCATAACCACCTCCGATTTCACTGCTGGTGCAAGGGAATATGTTTCCAAAATTGATAGCAGGATAGTGCTAATTGATGGTATGCAGATGGCGAACTATATGATTGAACATGGTGTGGGTGTAACTGAGGTTGCTTACTATTCTGTTAAAAAGATTGATAACGATTATTTTTCTGAATGA
- the msrB gene encoding peptide-methionine (R)-S-oxide reductase MsrB — MVEKIQLTVEEWREILEPEAFRVARCGGTEPPFTGKYHDFHGDGIYRCVCCGTDLFDSETKFDSGTGWPSFYDPISEYNVEFREDRSLGMVRCEVLCARCGAHLGHVFDDGPQPTGKRYCMNSAALKFIPRNQIR; from the coding sequence ATGGTTGAAAAAATCCAGTTAACCGTTGAGGAGTGGAGGGAGATACTCGAACCAGAGGCCTTCCGTGTTGCAAGGTGCGGAGGCACAGAACCCCCATTCACAGGTAAATACCATGACTTCCATGGTGACGGTATATACCGCTGCGTGTGCTGCGGTACGGATCTTTTCGACTCAGAAACCAAATTTGATTCAGGCACAGGATGGCCAAGCTTCTATGACCCTATATCAGAGTACAATGTGGAGTTCAGGGAGGACCGGAGCCTTGGAATGGTACGCTGTGAGGTCCTCTGTGCAAGGTGCGGCGCCCACCTTGGCCACGTCTTTGATGACGGCCCCCAACCAACAGGCAAAAGGTACTGTATGAACTCAGCTGCACTTAAATTCATCCCAAGGAACCAGATACGCTGA
- the guaA gene encoding glutamine-hydrolyzing GMP synthase: protein MLNPSDFIQEAVEEIRNTVGDEKAIIALSGGVDSSVASVLAGKAIGDNLTAVFVDHGLLREGEAEYVKKTFSERLNFRYIDASDEFLGELEGVTDPEEKRKIIGRVFIEVFERVAEEIGAKYLVQGTIAPDWIESEGKIKSHHNVALPHGLVLEIVEPIRELYKDEVREIGLELGLPREMIQRQPFPGPGLAVRIVGEVTRKKIDICRRANAIVEEEVLESGLHESLWQYFAVLTDTMVTGVKGDVRDFGYLVVIRMVESLDAMTASVPELPWDLVKRISKRITSEIPEVTHVALSVSDKPPSTIEFA, encoded by the coding sequence ATGCTGAATCCATCTGATTTTATTCAGGAAGCTGTGGAAGAGATAAGAAATACTGTGGGTGATGAAAAGGCCATAATAGCACTCTCAGGAGGAGTTGACAGTTCCGTGGCCTCTGTACTTGCAGGTAAGGCCATAGGTGATAACCTGACAGCGGTCTTCGTTGACCATGGACTCCTCAGGGAGGGCGAGGCAGAATACGTGAAGAAGACCTTCAGCGAGAGGCTTAACTTCCGCTACATTGATGCATCAGACGAGTTCCTGGGGGAACTTGAGGGTGTAACAGACCCTGAGGAGAAACGTAAAATAATCGGAAGGGTCTTCATTGAGGTATTTGAAAGGGTGGCAGAGGAGATAGGTGCAAAGTATCTGGTGCAGGGTACCATAGCCCCCGACTGGATCGAGAGTGAGGGTAAGATAAAATCCCACCACAACGTTGCACTCCCCCATGGACTGGTACTCGAGATAGTGGAACCCATAAGGGAACTGTACAAGGACGAGGTGCGGGAAATTGGCCTTGAACTTGGCCTTCCCCGTGAGATGATCCAGAGGCAGCCATTCCCCGGTCCTGGACTTGCGGTGAGGATCGTGGGTGAAGTAACCAGGAAAAAAATAGATATATGCAGGAGGGCCAACGCCATCGTGGAGGAGGAGGTCCTTGAAAGTGGACTCCATGAGAGCCTCTGGCAGTACTTTGCCGTGCTCACAGACACCATGGTGACCGGTGTCAAGGGTGATGTGAGGGACTTCGGCTACCTAGTGGTCATAAGGATGGTTGAATCCCTTGATGCAATGACCGCAAGTGTCCCTGAACTCCCCTGGGACCTTGTGAAGAGGATATCAAAGCGTATAACCTCCGAGATACCTGAGGTTACACATGTGGCACTTTCTGTGAGTGACAAGCCGCCAAGCACCATTGAATTTGCCTGA
- a CDS encoding Lrp/AsnC family transcriptional regulator, with translation MDDLDFAILQCLMRNSRITISRMSEEIGAPDATVSNRLKKLEGEVIKRYTMIPDWQKVGLGITAVIIIQTESEKHEDVKLSLSELDEVSEVYSVSGEYDLLIKVWGSDIGELNDIINDKIRHIDGVEDLTEMIVMERIKEDVPKISKI, from the coding sequence ATGGATGACCTGGATTTTGCAATACTCCAATGCCTCATGAGGAATTCCCGGATAACAATATCAAGGATGTCAGAGGAGATAGGGGCCCCTGATGCCACGGTATCAAACAGATTGAAAAAACTGGAGGGGGAAGTTATAAAACGCTACACCATGATACCGGACTGGCAGAAGGTGGGCCTCGGTATAACGGCCGTCATAATCATACAGACAGAGTCAGAGAAACACGAGGATGTTAAGCTCAGTCTCTCAGAACTCGATGAGGTCTCAGAGGTTTACAGTGTATCAGGTGAATACGATCTCCTGATAAAGGTCTGGGGCTCAGATATAGGGGAGCTCAATGACATCATAAATGATAAGATAAGGCACATCGATGGTGTGGAGGACCTCACCGAGATGATAGTAATGGAAAGAATAAAAGAGGATGTTCCAAAAATTTCAAAAATCTGA
- a CDS encoding 2-isopropylmalate synthase, whose protein sequence is MQVRVLDTTLRDGEQTPGVSLTPEEKLRIALKIDDLGADIIEAGSAITSEGEREGIRKITSEGLNAEICSFARAVRDDIDAALSCDVDSVHLVVPTSDLHLEHKLRKTREEVLEQAVDCTEYAVDHGLLVELSAEDSTRSDMEFLRRVFSEGIAAGAERICACDTVGMLTPERSYEFYGELSELGAPLSVHCHNDFGLAVANSLAGLRAGASEVHATINGIGERAGNAALEEVVVALKSLYDVDTNINIEMLYETSRMVARMTGVYLQPNKAIVGENAFAHESGIHADGVLKKAETYEPITPEMVGHRRRFVMGKHIGTHALRQRLDELGMKVDEDKLMEIFRRVKALGDMGKCVTDVDLQAIAEDVLGVMEDKVVDLEEVTIVSGNRVTPTASVKLKVDGNEVLEAGIGVGPVDAAIVAIKKSLEDFADITLEEYHVDAITGGTDALIDVVIKLRHGDRIISARSTQPDIIMASVEAFLSGVNRLLASEASEDQQVVR, encoded by the coding sequence TTGCAGGTTAGAGTACTTGACACCACACTGAGGGATGGAGAACAGACACCAGGGGTTTCCCTTACCCCAGAGGAGAAACTCAGAATAGCGCTCAAAATCGATGATCTGGGCGCTGACATCATCGAGGCTGGCTCAGCAATCACATCAGAGGGTGAAAGGGAAGGCATCAGGAAAATCACATCAGAGGGTCTGAATGCTGAGATCTGCAGCTTTGCAAGGGCCGTCAGGGATGACATAGATGCCGCACTCTCATGTGATGTTGACAGTGTGCACCTGGTTGTACCTACCTCTGACCTGCACCTTGAACACAAGCTCAGAAAAACGAGGGAGGAGGTCCTTGAACAGGCGGTGGACTGCACAGAGTACGCTGTTGACCATGGACTCCTGGTTGAACTCTCAGCAGAGGACTCAACACGCAGCGATATGGAATTCCTCAGGAGGGTATTCAGTGAAGGTATAGCTGCAGGGGCAGAGAGGATATGCGCCTGTGACACCGTGGGAATGCTCACACCCGAACGCTCCTATGAATTCTACGGTGAACTCTCAGAACTCGGGGCTCCCCTGAGCGTCCACTGCCACAACGACTTTGGACTGGCAGTTGCAAACTCCCTGGCCGGTTTAAGGGCAGGAGCATCTGAGGTCCACGCAACCATCAATGGCATAGGTGAACGTGCAGGTAACGCAGCCCTTGAGGAGGTGGTGGTTGCACTCAAATCACTCTATGATGTTGATACAAACATCAACATCGAGATGCTCTATGAAACCTCCAGAATGGTCGCCAGGATGACCGGGGTATACCTGCAGCCAAACAAGGCAATAGTCGGTGAAAACGCCTTCGCCCATGAATCAGGGATACATGCAGATGGGGTCCTCAAGAAGGCGGAAACCTATGAACCCATAACACCCGAGATGGTTGGCCACAGGAGAAGGTTCGTCATGGGCAAACACATAGGTACCCATGCCCTCAGACAGAGGCTTGATGAACTTGGAATGAAGGTCGATGAGGATAAACTTATGGAGATATTCCGTAGGGTCAAGGCCCTGGGGGATATGGGTAAATGCGTCACCGACGTGGACCTCCAGGCAATAGCAGAGGACGTTCTCGGGGTCATGGAGGACAAGGTTGTGGATCTCGAGGAGGTCACCATAGTCTCAGGTAACAGGGTCACACCCACAGCATCAGTCAAACTTAAGGTGGACGGTAACGAGGTCCTTGAGGCAGGTATAGGGGTTGGTCCAGTTGACGCTGCAATAGTTGCCATAAAGAAAAGCCTTGAGGACTTTGCAGACATCACCCTTGAGGAATACCATGTGGACGCAATAACAGGGGGTACAGATGCCCTCATCGATGTTGTAATAAAGCTGAGGCACGGTGACAGGATAATAAGCGCCAGGAGCACCCAGCCTGACATCATCATGGCCAGTGTGGAGGCCTTCCTCAGCGGTGTTAACAGGCTGCTTGCAAGTGAGGCATCTGAGGATCAGCAGGTGGTTAGGTGA